The segment CTGGGCGCCCTGATGGCCGCCTCGCACGCCCTGGAGGCTGGCTGGGACGTGCTCTATCTGGGAGCCAGCCTGCCGGCCGAGGAGATCGCCGGCGCCGCCGCCAGCCGTCGGGCGCGCGCCGTCCTTCTGAGCCTGGTCTACCCCGCTGCCGATCCGAACGTCGACGCAGAGCTTCGCCAACTGCGGCGGCTCCTGGAACCTGACGCGGTCCTGCTGGTGAGCGGGCAGGCCGCGGCCAGCCACGGCCCGCTCCTCGCGGAACTGGGAGCGCGAATGATCCGGGACCCGGAGTCCTTCGATCACGCCCTCAACGCGCTGTAATAAAATCATTTACAAAATTCGCTGACGCTGGGGGGGGCCTGCTCCCCCCATCCCCACCCCCCTTTGTTCATGTTTGTATATAAAATGTGTAGATATGCTCTTGACAAATTCGATACAATCGTCGATCATGGTGTCACGGGCGGGGAACGCCGCCCGGATCGCGAACAACGAGATCACCACAAGGGAGAGAACGATATGAAGCACCGCAACCTGCTGACGACCATCGCCCTGGGCACGATCCTCGCCGCTTCGGCGTCGCCGGCCCTCG is part of the bacterium genome and harbors:
- a CDS encoding cobalamin-dependent protein (Presence of a B(12) (cobalamin)-binding domain implies dependence on cobalamin itself, in one of its several forms, or in some unusual lineages, dependence on a cobalamin-like analog.) is translated as LGALMAASHALEAGWDVLYLGASLPAEEIAGAAASRRARAVLLSLVYPAADPNVDAELRQLRRLLEPDAVLLVSGQAAASHGPLLAELGARMIRDPESFDHALNAL